A segment of the Polyangiaceae bacterium genome:
GGCAACACCCAGCGCTCGCTGCACTTGGCCACGACAGACTGCAGGTGATCCTGCCCTGCGCGGAGGGGCACAGCGACGAAGTTGAGGAGCAACGGCTTTGCCGTGCGGAGAAGCTCGAAGGCGCGCGTGTGCTTGCCCTCGACTATCAAATCGAGATCCGGCATGCGGCGCCCGAGCAGCGGATGACCGGGCCCGAAGTCGTAATGGATGTCGAGGCCCGACATCAGCGCGCCGAAGTGCCGGCGTGGCTCGTCCATCGCGAACACTTCCGCGAGGGAGTCCCTCAGCGCGTTCGTGCGATCATCGCCGCGGCTCAACGCGGTGATCGCGAGGGTGTGCTTGAGCACCTGGGCGCCTACGGGGTGTCGCTCGCCGTGGTAAGTGTCGAGCAAGTCATCGGTTGAAGTGCCTCGCACCACCTGGGCGAGCTTCCACCCCAGGTTCACTGCGTCTTGCACGCCGAGGTTGAGTCCCTGTCCGCCAACCGGGGAGTGAACGTGGGCGGCGTCTCCGGCGAGCAGCACTCGACCGGAGCGATACCTTGCCGCTTGGCGAGCTGCGTCGGTGAAGCGCGAGAGCCAGGTGACGTCGTGGATCCCAAAGTCGCTGCCGTAGACAGCGACGAGCCGCTCCCGCAGCTCCTCGAGGTTCGGCGTGATGCCGGTGTTCACCTGAGGCTCGATCAACACGACGCCCATACGCTTGCCCTCGTCGAGTTTCCCGATGGCATTCACGCCCAGGGCGGCGCGCTGGATGCCCCACGGTGGTTCCTCGCTGGGGGTCCCTTCGGCGATCAAGTAACTGATGGAAGGCTCCCAACCCGGAAACTCGATGTGCGCAGCCTTGCGAACCACGCTGCGCCCACCGTCGCAGCCCACTAGGTACTGGGTGGTGAGGCGCGCCCCATCAGCCAGCAATACCTCGACGCCATCGTCCCCCTGGGAGAAGCCCGTCACCTCGCGGCCACGCAGCATATGTACCGGGAGCTCGCTCACCCAATCCGCGAGGATCCGTTCGAACACCCGTTGTTCGAGCGCCAGCCCGTAGTTGTGCCTAGTCGGCAAATCGCTGATGTTCAAGATGTGTACGAACGAGGCGACTTGATGAGTGGTTCCTGCCGCGAGGAAACGCTCGACGACTCCGCGTTGATCGAGCACCTCCAGCGTTCGCGAGTGGAGGCCTCGAGCGCGTGCACCAATCAGCTCCTGGGTCGGTCGACTCTCAACGACGGCGACGTTCACGCTTGCGAGCGCCAGCTCCGCAGCGAGCATCAGCCCAGTTGGACCCCCACCAGCGATCACCACTTCGTATTCGTTCATGGCGAGCACTTTGCGGCACGTATTGGGGCTTCCCGCAACCCGGTGGGTGTGGCATATAACGAAGCTGAAGGGGTTGGGGGTGAGGGTGCGCTTTCAAAGCAGCGCGCTAGTCGTCGCGCCGACGGTCGGCCGCATTTTCACCCCTCAAGCGCCATTTCGCTCGGTAAAACGCCCTGTTTCGCGAGCGAAGCGCCCGGGCGCGACGCCGACATGGCGCGTGAACGCGACGCTGAAGGCGCTCGCGGATCCGTAGCCGACGCGTTCCGCCACTTCTGCCAGCGTGACCCGCTCGCGGCGCAGCAGGTCCTTCGCGAGCGCCATGCGCCAACCGAGCAAGTACTCCATCGGCGCGACACCCAGCGCCCGGCTGAAGCGTTCGAAGAACGCCGAGCGAGACAAGCCCGCTTCCTTGGCAAGTTCCGTTACCGCCCAGGGCATTGAAGGCTGTGCGTGGATGCACCGCAGTGCTGCGGCGATCTGTGCGTCCGCGAGCCCACGTAGAAGTCCCGGAGCGGCATCCATGTCCGACGTCGCCCTCAGCGCCTCGATCAGCAAAACCTCGAGCAGCCGCGCGAGGATCACCTCGCGTCCAGGCAGTTGCTCGCGGAACTCCTCCTGCACGAGCTGCATCAGCGTCGCCAGGCGCTGCCTCCCGTGCACGTGCACCAGGCGCGGAAGCAGTCCAACCAGCAGGCTCGCATCGGTTGAC
Coding sequences within it:
- a CDS encoding FAD-dependent monooxygenase — translated: MNEYEVVIAGGGPTGLMLAAELALASVNVAVVESRPTQELIGARARGLHSRTLEVLDQRGVVERFLAAGTTHQVASFVHILNISDLPTRHNYGLALEQRVFERILADWVSELPVHMLRGREVTGFSQGDDGVEVLLADGARLTTQYLVGCDGGRSVVRKAAHIEFPGWEPSISYLIAEGTPSEEPPWGIQRAALGVNAIGKLDEGKRMGVVLIEPQVNTGITPNLEELRERLVAVYGSDFGIHDVTWLSRFTDAARQAARYRSGRVLLAGDAAHVHSPVGGQGLNLGVQDAVNLGWKLAQVVRGTSTDDLLDTYHGERHPVGAQVLKHTLAITALSRGDDRTNALRDSLAEVFAMDEPRRHFGALMSGLDIHYDFGPGHPLLGRRMPDLDLIVEGKHTRAFELLRTAKPLLLNFVAVPLRAGQDHLQSVVAKCSERWVLPGIGEVTPPSAVLVRPDGHVAWVGEGRDEGLDAALRRWFRR
- a CDS encoding AraC family transcriptional regulator, whose amino-acid sequence is MTDPLADVVSLLQPRAPFSKLSSGAGRWAVHRAESGRPFYCAILEGASRLAVEGHAPLRLEQGDFVLVPSATRFTSSSLEPPRGTRDSPHHVLPNGEFRLGKREGPPDVRMLVGYCEFASTDASLLVGLLPRLVHVHGRQRLATLMQLVQEEFREQLPGREVILARLLEVLLIEALRATSDMDAAPGLLRGLADAQIAAALRCIHAQPSMPWAVTELAKEAGLSRSAFFERFSRALGVAPMEYLLGWRMALAKDLLRRERVTLAEVAERVGYGSASAFSVAFTRHVGVAPGRFARETGRFTERNGA